GCCGTTTTGACCGTACGCAGGGTGGTGGCAACAACCTTAAAATTGGGGTAATCACGTACGGCCCTTTCAATCATTTTCCTGAATCCGGCTGTATTGAGCGAAGAAAGGTTTTCGTCAACCCCTTCTACTTCATAGCCAAGGCAGGCGGTAAAATCCTCCTCATTGCCCAGCATCACATCCACCAGCGGAGCAAGGCGCCTGTTCACTTCACGGGCCTTTTCAAGGCCGCCCGTAGCCTTCCATAACGACGGCCGGTAATTCAGGTCATACGAAACAATGGTGCCATACCGGTGTGCTGCCTGCATTGCTTCTTCAACAACTCCGGGCGTAGTCTCAGAAAGCGCCGCATAAATGCCCCCTGTATGAAACCACCGCACGCCGAGAGTACCAAAAATATAATCCCAGTCAACATCCCCCTTCTTCATAAGAGAAGCAGCGGTGTGCCCCCGGTCCGAAACCCCCACGGCCCCGCGGATGCCATAACCGCGTTCGGTAAAATTTAAGCCGTTCCGCACGGTGCGGCCTACCCCGTCATAAGGAACCCACCGGATAAAAGAAACATCCACTCCTCCCTGCAGGATGAAATCCTCCACCAGATGCCCGACTTCATTGTCAGCCAGAGCCGTAACAACGGCCGTCTTCAATCCGAAACACTTCCTCAATCCCCGGCTCACATTGTATTCTCCTCCTCCTTCCCATACCCTGAACGAACGGGCCGTTCGGATCCTTCCCTCACCAGGGTCGAACCGTAACATCACCTCACCCAGTGAAATACAATCAAATTGGCACTCTTCACGATTCCTGATGTGCAATCCGTTTTTCATAACTGAAATTTTAAGTCACTAATATTGAAGATATTACGATTTTTTCACTTCCTTCTGCTCCCGAACGCAATGTAACAGGAAAAGTTATACCTTTGTTTGCTTTTTTTGCTAAAAATATGGCAGCAAACAAATTTGCAGTCATCGGGCTTGGCCGGTTCGGCACCTCCATAGCCCGCGCACTTTCAAAAAACGGAGCCGAAGTGCTGGCGATCGATATGAATCAGGAACGGGTGGATGTTGTTTCAGCTGACGTAGCCTATGCCATTGCTCTTGATGCCATCGACAAAAAGGCTCTTGCATCCCAGAACCTGCAGGATTTTGACGGGGTGGTGGTTGCCATAGGAAACGATTTCGAACACCTTCTGCTCTCCGTGGTAGCCTTGCAGGAACTTGGCATCAAACGGATCATCGCCCGGGCCAGCGGCCGCCGCCAGCGAATTATTCTGGAAAAACTCGGTATTACCGAAATCTTTCAGCCCGAAGAAGAAGTGGGAACACTCGTCGCCGAGCGCCTCATCAATCCTTCGCTGATCTCCTACCTCCAGCTGCCCGACGAATACCGTATCGCCGAAATCAAAACCCCGAAGAACATTATCGGAAAAACCGTGGAGGAAGTCAGGTTCCGCGATAAATACCATATCAGCCTTGTTACCCTGAAACACGTTGAAGAAATTCTCAAGGATACAGAAATGTATTCCGAACACCATATCAAAGGCGTACCCAGTTCTCAAACCATCATACAGGAACAGGACTTTCTGGTAGTCTTCGGTAAAGAACCTGATATTGAGCGTTTTATTGAAGTAAATTCGTAATTTTCCTGTTGACTTCATGCCATATCTATTTTTCAAGTGGAGAGAGAATCTGCGTTTAGCCATTTACGATAACCGGCAGAAAATCCTCACTACCTTGCGCATCATCGGAATGCTGGTTGCCACCACGGCCATTGTCAGCATCCTCTATCTGTACGGATTCCCGAAGACCTCCGAATCGGTGCGCATTACCCGCGAAATCATTCAGGCAAGCCTTTTGTTCTACCTGATTAAATACTGGATTAAGCTGTTTCTGAGCCTCGACTGGAAACAATTCATCCGCCAGAACCTGTTTGAATCATTTATCATGTTCTTCCTCATGATAATGATATTGCTGTATCTGTTTTTCAGAACCAGCGTACAGCAACTCTTTCAGGAGAATCTGAACATGGAGATGTTTTCCTCTTATACCGTCATATTTGTCCAGCTGTATTTCTTCATCATCTTTGCGCTGGAACTGGGACGCGGCAGTCGTTTTATTGCAAAGGCCCATATCGGTCCGGCCCAGTTGCTCGCCCTGTCGTTTGTGCTTCTTATAACAATGGGAACCATTCTGCTTCTCCTGCCCGAAATGACTACCTCCCACCACATCAGCCTCATTGATGCGATCTTTACCGCCACCAGCGCCAGTTGTGTTACCGGCCTCACAGTGGTCGATACTGCCTCCTTCTTTACCGTCAAGGGACAGGTTGTGATTATGCTTCTGATTCAGCTGGGCGGATTGAACATTATATCGTTCGCAACTTTCTTTGCTACGCTCTACCGGCAATCCACCAGCCTGCGTTACCAGTCGCTGCTGAAAGAACTTCTGAGCGTTGAAGGTTTTTCTGACACCAGGGATCTTCTCCGGCGTATTTTTTACTTCAGTATCTCCATCGAAGCCATTGGCTGTTTCTTCATTTACTTCGTCTGGGGAAACCAGATTCTGTTTGAAGATAACGGTCAGAAAATCTTCTTTTCGGTATTTCATGCCATTTCGGCCTTTAACAATGCAGGGTTCTCCCTGTTCCCGAACGGATTGTACGAACCGGTGATCCGGAACGCCTGGTACCTGCATATCGTTATTGCCGTGCTGATCTTCTTCGGAGGAATCGGGTTCCTCGCCCTGGAAGATCTGATCAGCATCAGAAGCATCCGCGATCGCATCCGGAACCCATGGAAAAAAATATCGGTAAATACAAAAATTGTTTTGTTTACCTCACTTGCTCTTATTCTCTTCGGTGCGGTCATGTTTTATCTTCTCGAAAAAAACAATACCCTCAAGGGCATGGATGTTTTCGGAACAATTGTTACCTGCCTCTTCCAATCGATAACGCCACGAACGGCAGGATTTAACACAGTTGATTTTTCCCATCTTCTTACCCCTACCCTCCTTATCATTATGTTCCTCATGTTCATCGGAGCTTCACCAGGTTCCACGGGAGGAGGTATCAAAACCACTACCTTTGCGGTCATTGTCAAATCGGCCCTGGCTACCATTTCGGGCAAGAAAACCCTTGAATTTTTCCGGCAATCCATCCGCGAAGAGGCTGTTGGTAAGGCTTATGCCATCGTTTTGTTTTCCATGTCACTGATCTTTATTTCCACCTTGCTGCTTACCATTACCGAACCCGACAAAGGTTTTCTGCAACTTATTTTTGAGGAAATTTCAGCCTTTGGCACAGTGGGTCTGAGCACAGGAATTACACCCCTCCTGTCCGAACCCGGCAAAATTATCCTCATCTTCACCATGTTTGTGGGAAGAATCGGAACCCTGACCCTTGCCCTGATTTTCAGCCGCAAGGTCCTCTATACCAAATACCGCTACGCAACCACCTATCTGCAGATTGGTTGATTTTTCAAGGATATTCCCCTGCCATAGCGGCATTATTGCAGACGATAGCCACAGAAGAATTTCAAGAACCCCGAAAGGATGGCATTATGAAAACAGCTAATTATTTCGCCCCTTCGGGATTGGATAAGTATCACATTACTTTCGCAAGATTAAGACCAAACCTGGCAATAAAATACAGACAATTCATCTGGAATGCAAAAGAGCCAATGCCTGAATCGGGCCTATCAAAACAAGAAAGTAACCGGGGTATCTGCATATAACATTTTCACATGCAGGATTCTTCAAAACGGATTATGGATCAGGAGCGAAGCGAACTAATGCGTATTGCATATGCCTTGCCCGCCGGCATCCGGCTTTACCCCTCCGCGACGCAATGAGAACCGCCGTTTCACTCTTCCCCCTTGAGCCTTTTCCTGAGAGTATATACCTGCTGAAGAAGTTCATTTTCGCGTCGCTCATATTGCTCCTGCGTAGCCCTGAGTTCTTCCATGTTCTGCCGCATTTCTTCCTCCTGGGCAGCCATCTCTTCTGCCTGTTGCCTCGACTGTTCCAGAAGATGGGCAGTCTGCATGTTGGCCCTCACCTGGGCTATGGTTACAGCAGTGCTTTCAGCAACATCTTCAATGAATTCCCTTTCATGAGGCTCAAGAAGCCGGAACGAAGCAAGTTCAATCACTCCGTACACAACATCGCCGGTTATCACCGGAACCAGCAGCAACACCCGGGGCAGGGCCTGCCCTGTTCCGGATGTAATCTGAACATAATCTTCCGGTATCTCGGTGAGATAAATTGTTTCCTTTTCCATCGCACACCGCCCCACAAGCCCTTCACCAGGTGCAAAATGTTTTTCCAGCATTTTATCGCGACCGTAAGCATAGGCACCCCGGATAACAAGATACTGCTCTCCACCAGAATCTTCCTCAACCGTGAATAAAGCTCCCTGATTGGCCCCGACATACCGTACCAGATGGCTGATAACCTGCCGGGCAAGATTCTGCAGGTCATTACTGTTCCGGCGCAGAATGTCGCCAAACAATGCAAGACCCCTGGCCGCCCAGTTGCGCTGTTCGTCTTCCTTCTTCCTTTTTGCCTCTTCCTCCGCCGCCTGTTTAAGTTCATCCCGCATGCTGATGAGCGCATTCCCCAGCATGTCGTTCTCGCTGAGAGGTTCATAGGAAATGGTAAAATTCCCTTTCCCAACTTCAAGCGAAAACCGCGTAATGTTGCGCATTACCCCGATCAGCTTCTGAACAGCACCGGCCATAACTCCGATTTCATCTCCCCTTTGCGGCAATCGCGCGTCGGGAATAACCCCTTTCCCCATTTCCTCCAGAACTCCCGTCACAACACGAAGCGGCCTCACAAAAGATACCATCAGAAAAATACCGGCACCGGATAGAAGCAAAAGGAGCATCAGCAGAAAAAACTGATTCGTGCGGCTGACCTTTTTGTACAGGAAAACCTGCTCATCAATCAGCTGATGATATTTTCCTTCAGGCACTGCAGAAAAACGGCTCAGTTTTCTCAATGCCTCATCGTAACGCTCCGCCATTTTCATTCCTCCGGCTGCAAATGCATCCTCACCAATAACTGAATCCTGCAAGAAATGATGAACGCTGTCAAATGATTCCCTGATTCCCCCGCCGGATGCCTCTGCCGCCAGCTTCATCCTCAGCAAAACCAGGTGCATGCTTTCTGCGTTCTGTCGGGTCAGTGCCTGTAACTGGCTTTCCGGGGAATATTCCGTTCCTTTCTCCGCCAGAAACATTTTCGCCTCAAGAAGATTGTACTTCAGCTCAGCAATACCCATCTGCAAAGGAACCAGCCCTGTGGTGATACAAAGGTCGTTCGCTCTCAGCTTAAGATAAATCCTGTGAACCGATAGAGACCATACCAGAACAAAAATGCCTGTTATTCCGAAAGCAAGGACAAGTTTCAGACCTACCGGTAAGCGTACTTTCATGAATCAGAATTTATTCGGCAAATTCTACCTTCCGATGATGACTGCCTGTTTGTTTGTTGCTAACAGCCAGTCGCCATTCCATTTCAAAGATACAAGAAAATTCCTTTACCGGATACTGAAATCATGGTCAATTGCCCTGCGCAGGCGTTCAAGTGCCCTTTCGAGCAATGCCCGTGGACAGGCCACGTTGAGCCGCATGAAGCCTTCTCCTCCCGGGCCAAACATAGCGCCATTGTTGAGTCCGATTCCCGCCTGCTTCACCATGAAATCCCCGAGCTGTTCCGGAGACAAGCCGAGCTTCCTGCAGTCCAGCCACATCAGATAGGTTGCTTCCGTGGGTATGGGTTCAATTACGGGTATATGCTTCCGGAAAAAATTCTGCGCAAACTGTATGTTTTCAGAAAGATACTCCAGCACCTCATTCAGCCATTCCTCACCGTACCGGTAGGCTGCCTCGGCGGCTGTGTAACCAAACAGATTGCCCGATCCGGTATGCACTTTACGGCAAAACGATTCAAATTTTTCGCGCAGTTCGCTGTTGCTGATAATTACAGCCGAAGTGGCCAGACCAGCCAGATTGAATGTTTTGCTGGCCGATACGCAGGTAATGGTGCGCCCGGCAATTTCTTCATTCAGTGCAGCCATTGGCAGATGCCTGTAACCCGGCAGGGTCAGGTCGGCATGGATTTCGTCAGAAAGCAATATCAGATCATATTCGCGGCATATGTCCGCCAGTGTTTCCAGTTCTCCGGCAGTCCAGCAACGGCCTGCGGGATTGTGCGGATGACAGAAAAGAAGCATGCGGGCTCCCCGCGAAGCCTTTTCCCTGAGATCATCCCAGTTGATTGTATAACGCGAATTCTCCAGCTTCAGCTCGTTGTAGACCAGCCGACGACCGTTCTCCTTAACCGCCGAAAAGAAAGGAAAATAAACAGGCGGCTGAACAATGACCCCGTCGCCGGGCCTGGTAAAAGCATTCACGGCCAGATGAAGGGCCGCCACCACACCCGGCGAAAAGACAACCCACTCCCTGCGCACAGACCACCGGTGCCTCTTTTCCATCCAACCGGCCAGCGCTTCATAATAGCCGTCGGGAACAAAAGTGTATCCGTAAATTCCATGCTCAACCCGCTGACGCAAAGCCTCCACCACTGGCTCCGGACAACGGAAATCCATATCGGCCACCCAGAGCGGTATCACATCTTCCGAACCAAAAGTGTGCAACACCCCGTCGTATTTGACCGAGTTTGTTCCGGTGCGGGGAATGATCCTGTC
This window of the Bacteroidales bacterium genome carries:
- a CDS encoding sugar kinase is translated as MKNGLHIRNREECQFDCISLGEVMLRFDPGEGRIRTARSFRVWEGGGEYNVSRGLRKCFGLKTAVVTALADNEVGHLVEDFILQGGVDVSFIRWVPYDGVGRTVRNGLNFTERGYGIRGAVGVSDRGHTAASLMKKGDVDWDYIFGTLGVRWFHTGGIYAALSETTPGVVEEAMQAAHRYGTIVSYDLNYRPSLWKATGGLEKAREVNRRLAPLVDVMLGNEEDFTACLGYEVEGVDENLSSLNTAGFRKMIERAVRDYPNFKVVATTLRTVKTATINSWGAICYAGGEFHEAPVIENLEIFDRVGGGDSFASGLIYALLEGKDPQLAVAYGAAHGALAMTTPGDTSMATLAEVEKIVKGGSARIVR
- a CDS encoding TrkA family potassium uptake protein, translated to MAANKFAVIGLGRFGTSIARALSKNGAEVLAIDMNQERVDVVSADVAYAIALDAIDKKALASQNLQDFDGVVVAIGNDFEHLLLSVVALQELGIKRIIARASGRRQRIILEKLGITEIFQPEEEVGTLVAERLINPSLISYLQLPDEYRIAEIKTPKNIIGKTVEEVRFRDKYHISLVTLKHVEEILKDTEMYSEHHIKGVPSSQTIIQEQDFLVVFGKEPDIERFIEVNS
- a CDS encoding ATPase; this translates as MPYLFFKWRENLRLAIYDNRQKILTTLRIIGMLVATTAIVSILYLYGFPKTSESVRITREIIQASLLFYLIKYWIKLFLSLDWKQFIRQNLFESFIMFFLMIMILLYLFFRTSVQQLFQENLNMEMFSSYTVIFVQLYFFIIFALELGRGSRFIAKAHIGPAQLLALSFVLLITMGTILLLLPEMTTSHHISLIDAIFTATSASCVTGLTVVDTASFFTVKGQVVIMLLIQLGGLNIISFATFFATLYRQSTSLRYQSLLKELLSVEGFSDTRDLLRRIFYFSISIEAIGCFFIYFVWGNQILFEDNGQKIFFSVFHAISAFNNAGFSLFPNGLYEPVIRNAWYLHIVIAVLIFFGGIGFLALEDLISIRSIRDRIRNPWKKISVNTKIVLFTSLALILFGAVMFYLLEKNNTLKGMDVFGTIVTCLFQSITPRTAGFNTVDFSHLLTPTLLIIMFLMFIGASPGSTGGGIKTTTFAVIVKSALATISGKKTLEFFRQSIREEAVGKAYAIVLFSMSLIFISTLLLTITEPDKGFLQLIFEEISAFGTVGLSTGITPLLSEPGKIILIFTMFVGRIGTLTLALIFSRKVLYTKYRYATTYLQIG
- a CDS encoding GAF domain-containing protein codes for the protein MKVRLPVGLKLVLAFGITGIFVLVWSLSVHRIYLKLRANDLCITTGLVPLQMGIAELKYNLLEAKMFLAEKGTEYSPESQLQALTRQNAESMHLVLLRMKLAAEASGGGIRESFDSVHHFLQDSVIGEDAFAAGGMKMAERYDEALRKLSRFSAVPEGKYHQLIDEQVFLYKKVSRTNQFFLLMLLLLLSGAGIFLMVSFVRPLRVVTGVLEEMGKGVIPDARLPQRGDEIGVMAGAVQKLIGVMRNITRFSLEVGKGNFTISYEPLSENDMLGNALISMRDELKQAAEEEAKRKKEDEQRNWAARGLALFGDILRRNSNDLQNLARQVISHLVRYVGANQGALFTVEEDSGGEQYLVIRGAYAYGRDKMLEKHFAPGEGLVGRCAMEKETIYLTEIPEDYVQITSGTGQALPRVLLLVPVITGDVVYGVIELASFRLLEPHEREFIEDVAESTAVTIAQVRANMQTAHLLEQSRQQAEEMAAQEEEMRQNMEELRATQEQYERRENELLQQVYTLRKRLKGEE
- a CDS encoding putative C-S lyase; this encodes MKKYNFDRIIPRTGTNSVKYDGVLHTFGSEDVIPLWVADMDFRCPEPVVEALRQRVEHGIYGYTFVPDGYYEALAGWMEKRHRWSVRREWVVFSPGVVAALHLAVNAFTRPGDGVIVQPPVYFPFFSAVKENGRRLVYNELKLENSRYTINWDDLREKASRGARMLLFCHPHNPAGRCWTAGELETLADICREYDLILLSDEIHADLTLPGYRHLPMAALNEEIAGRTITCVSASKTFNLAGLATSAVIISNSELREKFESFCRKVHTGSGNLFGYTAAEAAYRYGEEWLNEVLEYLSENIQFAQNFFRKHIPVIEPIPTEATYLMWLDCRKLGLSPEQLGDFMVKQAGIGLNNGAMFGPGGEGFMRLNVACPRALLERALERLRRAIDHDFSIR